In Juglans regia cultivar Chandler chromosome 13, Walnut 2.0, whole genome shotgun sequence, the following proteins share a genomic window:
- the LOC109010885 gene encoding low affinity inorganic phosphate transporter 4-like: MALDVLDALDSARTQWYHITTIVIAGMGFFTDAYDLFCISTVSKLLGRLYYYDPSTGKPGKLPHTVNNAVVGVALVGTLTGQLVFGWLGDKLGRKKVYGVTLIIMVFCAICSGLSFGSSTQSVIGTLCFFRFWLGFGIGGDYPLSATIMSEYANKKTRGTFIAAVFAMQGVGIVFAGLVSLILSKIFLDSCEKVGTFQEEHLFSTQPQGDYLWRIVLMIGAVPALLTYYWRMKMPETGRYTAIIEGNAQQAAADMGRVLDLEIQAQHDKLSQFKAANSYPLLSKEFLRRHGVHLIGTTTTWFLLDIAFYSQNLTQKDIFPAMGLIKKDVEMNALREVFETSRAMFVIALLGTFPGYWFTVFFIEKMGRFMIQLIGFFMMSAFMLIIGVKYDYLKLHGSLFAVLYGLTFFFANFGPNSTTFVLPAELFPTRVRSTCHALSAAAGKAGAIVGAFGVQNYTLDGNQDKIRKAMIFMAFTNILGFFFTFCVVETKGRSLEEISGEDGGGNNTQGSTGVVGMTQITTGTHREYSM, translated from the coding sequence ATGGCTTTAGATGTGCTTGACGCCCTTGACTCTGCCCGTACACAATGGTACCATATCACCACCATTGTCATTGCCGGGATGGGTTTTTTCACAGATGCATATGACCTTTTTTGCATCTCGACGGTGTCAAAACTCTTGGGCCGCCTTTACTACTATGACCCTAGCACGGGAAAGCCTGGAAAGCTCCCCCATACTGTGAACAACGCCGTGGTTGGTGTTGCCCTTGTTGGTACCCTAACAGGCCAACTAGTCTTCGGCTGGCTTGGTGACAAGCTTGGCCGTAAGAAGGTTTACGGTGTCACTCTAATTATCATGGTGTTTTGCGCCATATGCTCCGGCTTGTCTTTTGGTTCAAGTACACAATCCGTTATCGGAACGCTTTGCTTCTTCAGGTTCTGGCTAGGGTTTGGTATTGGAGGAGACTATCCTCTCTCGGCCACGATCATGTCTGAATACGCCAACAAAAAAACTCGTGGGACGTTCATTGCAGCCGTGTTTGCAATGCAAGGTGTGGGGATTGTATTCGCAGGCCTAGTCTCCTTGATACTCTCAAAGATCTTCCTCGACTCATGCGAAAAAGTTGGCACATTCCAAGAAGAACACCTGTTTTCCACACAACCACAGGGAGATTATCTATGGCGGATTGTGCTTATGATAGGAGCCGTTCCGGCACTCTTAACTTACTACTGGCGAATGAAAATGCCCGAAACAGGTAGGTACACGGCCATAATTGAAGGGAACGCACAACAAGCTGCTGCCGATATGGGACGGGTACTTGATCTTGAAATTCAAGCCCAACATGACAAGCTGTCCCAGTTCAAGGCTGCAAACAGCTATCCATTGCTTTCTAAGGAGTTCCTTCGGCGGCACGGGGTTCATCTAATTGGCACAACGACGACATGGTTCTTGTTGGACATAGCCTTTTATAGCCAAAACTTGACCCAAAAGGATATTTTCCCAGCAATGGGTTTAATAAAAAAGGACGTGGAAATGAATGCTCTCCGAGAAGTCTTCGAGACGTCACGTGCCATGTTTGTCATTGCACTGCTTGGTACCTTCCCTGGTTACTGGTTCACCGTGTTCTTCATTGAAAAGATGGGACGGTTCATGATCCAACTCATTGGGTTTTTCATGATGTCCGCCTTCATGCTTATCATAGGGGTCAAATACGACTACCTCAAACTCCATGGCAGCTTGTTCGCGGTTTTGTATggtttaacatttttctttgcaaatttTGGGCCTAATAGCACCACCTTTGTGCTTCCAGCTGAATTGTTCCCAACTAGGGTGAGGTCGACATGCCATGCTCTAAGCGCGGCTGCCGGGAAGGCTGGGGCAATAGTCGGGGCATTTGGGGTGCAGAACTATACTTTGGATGGTAATCAAGACAAAATTAGGAAAGCAATGATTTTTATGGCATTTACCAACATTTTAGGCTTTTTCTTCACATTCTGTGTGGTCGAGACCAAAGGACGGTCTTTGGAGGAAATATCGGGTGAGGATGGTGGCGGCAACAACACACAGGGTTCAACTGGAGTCGTGGGGATGACTCAAATTACTACCGGAACTCATAGGGAGTACTCCATGTGA